A single Bacillota bacterium DNA region contains:
- a CDS encoding triose-phosphate isomerase, which translates to MLRPGEAPLWSFSKEKSCPVLPSLREAELNPEPKKGAGEVEGSGRVTLVAGNWKMYKTPDEAAAFASLLREKVVPGGVEVVVCPSFPAIPAVARVLAGSAIGWGAQNMHWAPEGAYTGEVSAPMLCALGCRYVILGHSERRKHFGESDEMIRMKLEAALSCGLRPIFCLGEDLAAREAGEAEAFCLRQLRAGLAGLRIEDPAGLVVAYEPVWAIGTGKTATPADAAAVVRVLRQELGRLFGASFAGRVRFLYGGSMTPEHIVPFMEEEEIDGVLVGGASLKVDSFVEIIRGAAVARGQTV; encoded by the coding sequence ATGCTTCGACCGGGGGAGGCGCCTCTCTGGAGTTTCTCGAAGGAAAAGAGCTGCCCGGTGTTGCCGTCCTTGCGAGAAGCTGAACTGAATCCCGAACCCAAGAAGGGAGCAGGAGAAGTGGAAGGATCAGGCAGGGTAACGTTAGTGGCCGGCAACTGGAAGATGTATAAAACACCCGACGAAGCGGCGGCCTTTGCCTCCCTGCTGCGGGAGAAGGTGGTTCCGGGCGGGGTTGAAGTGGTGGTCTGCCCCTCCTTTCCGGCCATTCCGGCCGTCGCCCGGGTGCTTGCGGGAAGCGCAATCGGGTGGGGCGCCCAGAACATGCACTGGGCGCCCGAAGGGGCATACACCGGGGAGGTTTCCGCCCCCATGCTCTGCGCCCTGGGCTGCCGGTACGTGATTCTGGGGCACTCGGAGCGCCGCAAGCACTTTGGAGAGAGCGATGAGATGATCCGGATGAAGCTTGAAGCCGCCCTTTCCTGCGGCCTCCGCCCCATCTTCTGCCTGGGGGAGGACCTTGCGGCCAGGGAGGCCGGGGAGGCGGAAGCCTTCTGCCTCCGGCAGCTGCGTGCCGGACTGGCGGGGTTGAGGATAGAAGATCCCGCCGGCCTGGTTGTTGCCTACGAACCGGTCTGGGCGATCGGCACCGGAAAAACCGCAACACCTGCGGATGCGGCTGCGGTGGTCCGGGTTTTGCGCCAGGAGCTGGGGCGGCTCTTCGGCGCCTCCTTCGCCGGCCGGGTTCGCTTCCTTTACGGGGGAAGCATGACGCCAGAGCATATCGTTCCCTTTATGGAGGAGGAGGAAATTGACGGGGTGCTGGTGGGAGGAGCAAGCTTAAAGGTGGACTCTTTCGTCGAGATTATCCGCGGCGCCGCGGTGGCAAGGGGGCAGACAGTTTGA